Sequence from the Oncorhynchus kisutch isolate 150728-3 linkage group LG12, Okis_V2, whole genome shotgun sequence genome:
TTGGTTGTGGTAAACCTCCCAAATGGCACTTCTGAAACTACTTGTGCCTCATACTCTTTGCTTGAGCCACGAAACACAGTTTGTCAGTTCTCAGTCTTCAAAAGCCTCATGGCATCCATCATCAGGAAGTGGAGGGATTTTAACCGGAAGTCACCATTGTAGACATTGACATTCCCACCCTGAGTTTCCACTCAATCGTTGAAAGTCTTTCGGAAATCCTCTCCCCCATGTCCATAAACCACAAATGCAGCCGTGTGTTCCTTGACACTTCCTGGGATTAACTTTGTACACTGCTTTGCCTCCCATGTAGCATGATATGCCATACTGACATTTAGCTCTGCTTTCAATAGACCCCCTTTTAGCATCTGCTCTAGACATTGAATATACTGGTCATCCACTGCATTAGGAGTCATGTCCATATTCTTTTCCACAGCAGTAACTTAAAGAATGGAGAGTAGTTAAACATTATTTCAACCCAGAGAAACTGGAAAACTACCCATGTGGGACCCAACTTTTCAATACAACAATCTAATTTAGCAATTTTGTGCCACCTGACCTTATATCAATATTTTCCATGACCGGTTGATTTTGGGAAAACATCCCTTCTTAGCCTTCTATCAATTGTTTTGTCTTAATAATTATAACTTTCCAATCAGGGCAATTGGCCTATATGGAAATGTTGAAATGAAATGTTTCTCACTGAAGAAATATGAGACGCCTATGCGTAACCATGGTAAAAACTGAAAGGGAACACTTTAGAGATTATGAGGAAATGATCAGAacaaaggtgaggacacaacagtcaACCTGACACAATACAGAATACAACATTTTACTGAGAGAATATTTTGGGTCTTTCAGTGCTACATATCACCGATAAGAATTACCCAATTCAATCCAAACTCTGCACATAGCTTGTCCCACTCGTGATGAAGTGACAACTAAAACTTACCCCGCAGCAAGGAGGACCACTGTTAACACCATCCATTTCTGAACTCACATTTTCTTGTTTCCATTGTAGTGCAGTGGCGATGTTAGAATGTAAATCTTAAGTGgggcaaacaaaacaaaaagtgggatgcatgccagcaaagccactacacaacactaaacaatgcattaattgcactataacggtgacacacggtgcccacaaactgttagggcctacataaagctgtcccaacagcagagtccccacatcttaccactgctacacctggctatcagcggagccttgtctggcagcgaaacagttcattcagcctcatttactgcctttaaaaaaacatagctgatatggctgacttgcttaaacaaatgtggtttctatggACAATTGacatgtacaaactatggcataaggggatgacaagcggataagaggcaatccgtgatttcgattaagacattaatgagtgagctaggatggacgtagtcaaaataactatttgttcagcacttttgaaatgtacagcaacagaattcagaacatgggccgttcttacagtattctccctgtacaccaagtcagaaccgttgGATAAATAAGGagacatataagcagacaattaaAGTTCTTACAATATCCAATTATTATATTTCTCAAAAagaggttataggctacatgtgcaccaccaagtcagaacagtcgGCGACATTAGCAGGTGAAAATATTActaattattagggtgaggcacatgagctactaacagcttactagaCAACTTAATATTACTTTCttggctacagtatacatatctccctggcatattgcatcatttatgcagcagcatacaagacatttttggactcaccttgttgtgctgtgctcacttgaacaggaaggtacCGCGGTGGTCcccaaattttgtcatcaaactttgtcatcaaagtctggcattctctggatttaaggtgctttcaagacaactgggaactagaagaaaaaaaaaggttgaatcatgatgacgtcagtgatcttcaggttatagctctagaaagaggcccaagttccAGATTTAGAATTCCAAATTGGTTgaaagttcaaaacgtatttcCCCAGTCGTAGCTCGTttttcccagagttcccagttgtcttgaattaactaaagtcagattttgtagttccgagttaacagttgttttgagagcgggacaaatcatgcttcattgactgtttttaattttaatattggaaaagagacccttaatcttagacttggtACAACACAGCCACTACACTGAATAGGAGGCTAACAAtttctttgcaatgcttgcagttagccactgattccttccaaaccactcagtgttgaatttgcgatttccaacttgttgtgaaatgtttatgtccaatggccgatgagcaccgatatgttatGTCTATAATTTCATTATTTCTCGTCATATAACAATgatttaaaaaggatttgccgatagattgtcgacttgatttaTGAGGATGACTGCTATAATTAGAAAAAAAGGGGTGAGAAGTTGGAACCATAATTCAAATCACATCTAATTTTATTAGCCACAtaagccaaatacaacaggtgtagtagaccttacagtgaaatgcttacttatgagcccctaaccaacaatgcagtttaaaaatatatatatatatatatgtatttatatatatgagtaagaataagaaataaggTAACATCTAAAGAAACTTCCCAGAACAGTGTAAGTTACCTCAGTTATACCAGGACCTCTGCGTATTGATATTTGCAGGCTTGACCTCAACTCTTCTTTGCAGAAACCCCCATGTGCTTCAATGAGGCAACACTCAAATGAATTGTCCTTCAATTCTGGTCCAAGTCACACAGTGTGTGCAGGTTTTAGTTCTAGTCCAGTACTAAAAcatctgattcaactaatcaagggCTTTATGGTCGGTTGATTAGTTGTATCCAGTGAGctggtgctgggctggaacaaaagcctgcacaacaTGCAGGTTCCAGGATAAGGATGAAATATTAGCCAAAACATGTGTAGCTCCAGCTGTGATTGAGTCAGTGCAAACACCTTGTAAACTAAGACCTAAAGGCTAGTGCTACTGTGATTTTGAGCATGGCTTGAGCTTGGAGAAAGGGCACTCTCTGTCCACATCCCTCATAGGTATGACAGTCATTTCCCCTCACACATATTACACAACCTAAATATTACGAGGTCATACATACTGTTTGTCTGGACTGTCAGGTTATGAGCCTTACATCATTAATTCAATGCACATGCTTATCACCCCAATGTATGTAAAGTCATTTCCAGCTGGAGAAGCTTACTACTATTAATGATCTAATACATTTAATTAATCTATCACTCCTTCCCACCCCATCTCAATGCATAGATGCAAAAGGTGTCCTATCCAACACTAAAAAATGCTCAACTTGTTTCTTTATTCGATAACAAAACAAGAGGAAAATTAAATTATATCTATGAAAACTGGACCCACCCACAGTCAATTGTTGTGATACCAAAATATTTGCTAAATGCATAACATATTGTTTAAAACATCTTATCTAATATTATCTATTCACcatgatttttttctctcacaaaaacaatcaaatgcaaagaaatacatttttcaaGAGAATATCATTATGCTAAGAGGGGTTTGAAAGGTTGGCGCTTTGTCACATTTGATGAATATCTATGTGTCTGTGTAAACTGATATTACATACATGCAattgtgtgtgtctatttgtcctTTTCAATAGATGCAGTCAAGAGGTCATTGGATCTCAaccaaaacaatggaaatgcCATGGAAATGCATCGCATGGGAGAAAGATGTCGTGGGGGAAAGATCCAGAATCTCCTCAATGGCCACCAGCAAAATTAgcctacatttaggctattgtttatgtgtgtttcacactatgttgaggtaaaaatCAGAGTATAATGTTGGTATTGATGTCAACCTGAATACATGTTGATGTCATCATCACCAGGaaactgcattacagttaaacTGCATTACAGTCAATGCTAACTATGCTACCAGTCAATACAAATGGGAGTTAGGCTTTAGCAGTCACCTCTactaaacctgaaaagggactACTTCTAAATGTTATGCCGTGAAAACAGACAGATATATCCATCAAACTTTATTAAGCACATTATGGGCATGTTAAAATACATCAAAAATTACAATTTGACAAATATCTATTTTGTTAGATCAGATTGGTTGAATGTGCGCCCTTCTATCCCCCACGGTCTGCGTTCCATTGACTTCTTTACCGCATCTATTAGCGCTCAACACTTTAGTTTATCAGAGATGATCAGTCCTGGTGatcagtgagatagagagagatacaaccacaaccacaagaACAGACAGGCTACTGCCAAGCCATTGAGTAGAGGAGCCTTTGGGGGTGATTGATGGAGGACTCGTAGTTGTAGGAGATCTGGTGAGAcaaacagacaaagacagacgTTCATTCTCCAAAGAATAAGGTAgacattttaaaaacacttgactCTTGtgttgtctacacctgtttgGTAGTCTAATGTTGACATATCTTTTCGCTTACATAACCTGGCCTCACCTGGGAAAGAGGTAACAGTCGCGGATGCTGTCAATGCTGTGAGTCCTTGAACTTGTCAAAACGATCTCTCTGTACTCGTCATCTTCATTTCTTACATTCTTTACCTCAGCCACCCTAAACACCTCTGCTGGGGATATTAGCTGATCAATGCTGTCTGAGAAGCAAGTGTAATCATCCACGTTGACTACAGTGCAGGAAGTGATGTTGAAAAGGATCCCATTGTCTAAAGCAGATTCCTCCGCATCGGAACGCTTGGCCTTGGTTGAGGTAAACCTCCCAAATCGCACTTCTGACCCTACTTGTGCCTCATAATCTTTGCTTGAGCCACGAAACACAGTTTGGCAGTTCTCTGTCTTCAAAAGCCTCATGGCATCCATTAGAAGGAAGTGGAGGGATTTGAACTGGAAGTTGCTGTTATAGACAGTGACATTCCCACCCTGAGTCTCCACTGCTTGGTTGAACATATTTCTGAACTCATATCCCCCATGTCCATAAGCCACTAATGCATTCGTGTGTTGCTTGACGCCTCCCGGGATTAACTTTGTACACTGCTTTGCCCCCCAGGCATCACTATACGTTTTCCTGTTTTTCAGTTCTTCTTCCAGCAGACCCCCTTCCACAACCTTCTTCAACATCTGCTCCCGACAGTGAGTGTACTGGTCATCCACGGCATTAGGAACCATGTCCATTACCTTTGCCTGAGTCACCTGTAATAGAAAAGATAATTGTTACCTTTTTAGTACAGGTAGTATCACAGTGTAACAATGTATAGCACTTAACATGTTATGACAATACATTCCTAATTTTCCAAGTTCAAATTCAAGCATTTTTCAAATGAAGTACATCaaggccagtttcccagacccagAGTGAGCCTAGTTCTTGACTAAAAATCATGCTCAATGGAGAGTCCAGGAATAGGCTCACTCTGGATCTGGGAAACAGGCCCAGAAGTCTGTCCTTACAGTATGGCTGGTtcaatcagtggtgtaaagtacttaagtagtactttaaagtatttttatttaagtcattttttggggtatctgtactttactttacaatttaaatgttttacaacttttacttctacttcactacattcctatagaaaatattgtacttttaactccatacattttccctgacaaccaaaagtacattttgaatgcttagcaggacaggaaaattgtgaaattccCACACTTATCTAGAGAActcgtggtcatccctactgcctatggtcaggcggactcactaaacacaaatgcatcttttgcaaatagtgtctgagtgttggagtgtgcgcCTGGctatacatacatttaaaaaaaaagaaaatggtattttgcttaatataaggatttaaaattttttttttatacttttacttctacttttgatacttaagtatatttaaaaccaaatactttcagacttcactgaaataataaacgttttgttttcgaaatggtagtttccagatttgaccatattaatgaccaaaggctcgtattcctgtgtgttattatgttataattaagtctgatttgatagagcagtctgactgggCGATGGTAAACagaagcaggctcgtaagcattcattcaaacagcactttcgccagcagctcttcgcaagcacagcgctgtttatgacttcaagcctatcagcctaatggccggtgtaaccgatgtgaaatgtctagctagttagctgggtgtgcgctaatagcatttcaaacgtcattcGCTCtgagatttggagtagttattccccttgctttgcaagggccgcggcttttgtggagagataggtaacgctgcttcgagtgtggctgttgtcgatgtgttcctggttcgagcccaggtaggggcgaggagagggacggaagctatactgttacactggcaatactatagtgcctataagaacatccagtagtcaaaggtatatgaaattcaaatggtatagagagaaatagtcctataaatactatattaactacaacctaaaacctcttaccttggaatattgaagtgtCATgtcaaaaggaaccaccaactttcatatgttctcatgttctgagcaaggaacttaaacgttagcttttttacatggcacatattgcacttttactttcttctccgacactttgtttttgcattatttaaaccaaattgaacatgtttcattatttatttgaggctaaattgattttattgatgtattatattaagttaaaattagtgttcattcagtattgttgtaattgtcattattacaaatacattttaaaaatcagccgattaatcagtattggcctttttggtcctccaataatcggtatcggcgttgaaaaatcataatcagtcgacctctaatatcTACATAGGgtacagaggcccgttatcagcaaccatcactcttgtgttccaatggcacgttgtcaaatcaaatcaaatcaaattttatttgtcacatacacatggttagcagatgttaatgcgagtgtagcgaaatgcttgtgcttctagttccgtcaatgcagtaataactaacaagtaatctagctaacaattccaaaactactaccttatagacacaagtgtaaggggataaagaatatgtacataaagatatatgagtgagtgatggtacagagcggcataggcaagatacagtagatggtattgagtgcagtatatacatatgagatgagtatgtaaacaaagtggcatagctaaagtggctagtgatacatgtattacataaagatgcagtagatgatatagagtacagtatatacatatacatatgagatgaataatgtagggtatgtaaacattatattaggtagcattgtttaaagtggctagtgatatattttacatcatttcccatcaattcccattattaaagtggctgaagttgagtcagtgtgttggcagcagccactcaatgttagtggtggctgtttaacagtctgatggccttgagatagaagctgtttttcagtctctcggtcccagctttgatgcacctgtactgacctcgccttctggatgatagcgggttgaacaggcagtggctcgggtggttgttgtccttgatgatctttatggccttcctgtgacatcgggtggtgtaggtgtcctgaagggcaggtagtttgcccccggtgatgcgttgtgcagacctcactaccctctggagagccttacggttgtgggcggagcagttgacgtaccaggcggtgatacagcccgacaggatgctctcgattgtgcatctgtagaagtttgtgagtgcttttggtgacaagccaaatttcttcagcctcctgaggttgaagtggcgctgctgcgccttcttcacgatgctgtct
This genomic interval carries:
- the LOC109901111 gene encoding T-cell ecto-ADP-ribosyltransferase 2-like, which gives rise to MQGQREKTFILILVAALSHRVTQAKVMDMVPNAVDDQYTHCREQMLKKVVEGGLLEEELKNRKTYSDAWGAKQCTKLIPGGVKQHTNALVAYGHGGYEFRNMFNQAVETQGGNVTVYNSNFQFKSLHFLLMDAMRLLKTENCQTVFRGSSKDYEAQVGSEVRFGRFTSTKAKRSDAEESALDNGILFNITSCTVVNVDDYTCFSDSIDQLISPAEVFRVAEVKNVRNEDDEYREIVLTSSRTHSIDSIRDCYLFPRSPTTTSPPSITPKGSSTQWLGSSLSVLVVVVVSLSISLITRTDHL